Part of the Pirellulales bacterium genome is shown below.
GTCGGGCACCTTTGACGCTCAATTCTACGCCAGCGTTAACGACGCGTTTGCCGCCGCCGCGGCCGACAGCAGGGCCGGGCAGCCGGCCTGGCGCACGCTACGCGAGCAGCTTGATGCCGAACTGACGGCGGTGGCGGGGCAGATCGCCGGATTTGAATCGACCGACCAGGCGGCGGCCCTGGTACGGTTGGTCTTCGATTCGATCCTGCCCGAGTACAAGAAGTTCCACAAGGATTTGTTGGCCCATCAGAACGAAGAAGCGCTGTACCAGCCCTTTTTCATCGCCAAGGCGTGCGCGCTGGCACTGGCGCAGGAGGGCCCCTGGACCGAGACGCCGCGCATCGTCCGCGGTGCCGTTGCGCGGTTGAACGATTTCATCGGCCATCGCCCTGTGGTGGTGTTGCGGACGGCGCAGAAGATCGAACCTTATCGGCATGAGTGGGTTTGCCCGATCCCGCTCTTTGTTGCCGGGGCTGGCGTCGCGGCCGGACGCTATCACGATATGATCGCGGCAACGCTCGATGTGCTCCGCGCCACGGATCGCGAGGTTCTCGACAGAGCCAGCTTCGATCCCCATCACCTGCAGGAACTGGCGCTCGATCCGCGCGCTTACGATTTCGATCATCCCGCCAACAAGCGGCCCAATTACCATTTCGGTCAGTGGGACCCGCACACGATCGACAACTCGGGACGCTACACGCGCTTCGTTTTACAGGCCGTGACCCTGGATGCATTGCTGGAACGTGTGGAAGAGGCGTCGGGTGACGAGGCTGCATTTCGTCTGCAGGAAGCGGCCGTGGTACTGGCCGGCACGATGCTGATGGCCGCCGGCGTCAGCGGCAGCGGGCCCGAGAGTCACGATTCCGACACGACCCTGGCGAACTTGTTGCCCCGGATCGCGGCGTATCGCGACGACTTCTATCGCCGCCGCCTGGCCGAAACGGACGGCCCCGCGGGGGACCGCTTGCGTAGCGAGGCGGCGACGCTACGGCAACCGTTCGCCGGCGCGCGGCACGACTTGAATTCCCGCCTCGCGCGGCTGCGCGGCGTGCAACTGCAGCATGTGCGCCTGGCACGCCTGTTCGCCACGATGGGCAACCTGGAAGCGACGACACGCCAGGCGCAGATCGTGCCGGTCGCCTCGGCGCGCATGTTGTCGAAAATCAGCGGCCAGATCACGATCGGCCACCTGGCGCTCGAGCGCGGCGACGTCGCTGAAGCTGCCCGCTTGCTGGCCGAGGTCGACGACCTGCTACGGCGGGCCATCGATTGCGGCGCGGTAGTCGATCCCTGGAACATCTTGGGCTTTCAGGGGCAATTCAGCCTGTTTCCGGCCATGGAAAACAGCGTGCGCGATCACCGGGTCGACGTGCTGGTACACCTGGTGACGCGCATCTTCAGCCTCGTCGTGCGCACCGCCGCCGATGCCGCGGCAGCGGGTCAGGACGTGCTCCTGGAACAGGTCCTCGCGCAGCTCAACGCCTTTGCCACCTGGTGGGACCGCTTCGGCACGCTGGAGGTTTCGGGCGTCGACTCGGTGTCGGGGCGCGAATCGGTCGATGCCGCCACGGCCATCGCCCGCGCGCTGGGCGCATGGCGCCAGGCCGGCGCCACCGGGGGCGATATCGCGTTCTGGCGCAAACACGTCGCCGAGTTCCAATCACCCCGTGCTTATGCCCTGGTAATCCGTACGTTGCTCGACAAGCGCGATTTTCTCGCGGCAACGGGATTGCTTGTGCAATGGCTATCCGAATCGGAAGGAATGCCGCTGGAAGAGGGGGAGTATTCCCTGCGTCAGTTGACGCTGCGCGGCCTGAAGCTGTTGCTGCCGACCGATGCAAGCGTGCCAGAGCCGTCCTGGCCGCTGGTGGGCCGGCTCTTCGATTATGTGGAGGCGAACGCCGGCGATTATTGGGACGTTCCGCAACTGGCCTTCGTCGTCAACAAAAACGGCGGTCATGGCGACAACGACGATGACGATGCGAACCTGTTTCAGGCGGCGTACGAGGACGTCACGTACCTCGATACAACCGACGACGGCACCGATAGCTCGCTCTTTGGCGGCAGCGAACCGGCCAGCGATTACGAACTCGATCTGGAAGCCGCGCGATTGCGGTCGCGGCTCGGCTTTTTGCGCACGCTGGCCCAGTTGCGTACGATGTGCGCTGTCGCCAGCGCTACGACGACCACCAATCCGCTGGCGGAGAACCTGGCCGCACAGTACGAACACGCGGCGCGTTGCGAAGAGGGGCTCGCGCAACTGCTCACGGCGCTCCACCAATATCGCATCGCCGAGCCCGCTGGTACGCACACGTCCCTGGTGGAATACGATCGCCGCCGCCGCGTGAAGGAGTCGCTGCTGGCCGAAGTCGCCGCGACGGCCGTCGAGGCGGCGGCCGCGGCGCGGTGGATTCGAGCCGCCGCATCCACCGACGGCGAGGGAGCCGCCGCGAATGCAACACCGTTGCCGCGCTTCGAGACCTTGGCGACGCCGCTCTTGCGCGCTTTGCTCGAAGGGAACGCCGACGCGGCCCGCGCTTCGTTTCCGGCTTTGCGCGCCGAGTTCGAGCAGCAGCCGATTCTGTACGTGCCCCTGTCGCGCGGCGGCGACCCGGAGCAATTCGTGCGCACGCAATCGCTCAGGCAGTTGCTGGTGGACCTGCTCACGATTCTGCCGCGCGCGGGACTGCTGGCCGAGACCTGCCAACTGATCACGGTCGCGATCGCCATGGAGCGCCATCGCCCCAAGGGGGACCGGGCCATCACGGAATTTGACCGGCTCTTCGAGACCGGATATCGGGCCCTGGTCACGGCAGTCGTCGAGGCGGCTACGAGCAACGAGCAGCCGGCGGCGGATGCCGAGTTGGTCGAAACCTTGCAATCGCTCACCGAGCCGTTGTTGCGATTGTGGCTCGAACACAGCCGGTCCGTGCGGCTTTCAGCGCTAGAAAAACTGGCCGAGCCCGAGCGCTTCAAGTCGCTGGTCGAATTCGTCGAGCGCTACGGGCATGACCTGTTTACGCAGAAATTCCTCAACCCGGGGAGCCTGCGGGCCATTTTGGATCAAGGCGCCGAGAATTATTTGCGGCTCCTCGAAGAAGAACCTGACACGGCCCAACCGCTGAAATTGATCGAGGATCTATCGGCCGACGAGCCGCCCCTGACTCGCGCCGCGGCCGCCGCGCAGTTGCAAACCATCGCCGAGGTCATCGTCGAGAATTACAACGAGTACAAAGATTACAACAGCACGACCACGCAATCCGACCACGGCGAGCTGTTGTACACGTTGATCGATTGCCTGCGTTTGAAGGCCAGCTACGAACGCGTTTGCTGGAACATCCGGCCCATCGTGCAAGCGCACGAGGTCCTGATGCGGCACGGACAGATCGATACCGCGGAATTATGGCGCCGTGCCCTGGCAGAGCGCACCGGCGAGGCGGCGGACGCCCTGCAGAAGCAGTTCGAAGCGCTCGGGCAGCGCTACCAGATGCGGCTGCCGAGCATCGCGGCCCGGCTGGCCGAACGGTTCGTGCGTCCGCTCGTGGTCGACGGGCTGCGGGCGCTCGTGGCGCCGGCCATCGAGGAGATCCGCGCAGGCGACCCCGGTGAAGCCTTCTTGCGCCTGGAAAGCGAAATCCGCGAACTGGCCGAGCAGCCCGCGGGCTCGGGCGTGGACGTTCCCGCGTGGCTGGCGGCGCTGGAAGAGGAAGCGGCGCGAGCCCAGGCCGAGAGCAGCGATCACGACGCCGCCGCCGATTTGCAGGCGCGCGTGCGCCCCGTGCGGCTGACGCTTGCCGACGTGCAGCGACAATTGGGTGAATGAAGCGGTGCCTGCGATGCCGCTTCTTGTTCAGTCGGCACGCCTTTGGAGTCGCCCGCTCATTCGCCTGAGGGCGAAAAGGCATGGCACGGCGCACTTTTATTTGCCGGCGTTTTTCTCGGCCTCGGCCTTTTCATCCTGCGCGGTCACCCGCGGAAAGATTTCCGTCCGCCCGAAGAGCGAGATGCCCACGTAGCCGCGGGCGTTCAATTGGCTGCTGTCGCCGTCCTCGAACCACAGCGTGCAGTTGTAGGTCTTGCCGCTGTCGCCGTCGTAGATCGTTCCGCCGGACCATTGCTTCTTGGCCGGGTCGTAGGTGAAGTCCTTGAGCATGTCGATGCCCACGACCGGGCGTTTGCGCAGCGACTCGTCGGGATTGTATTTATCGAGCGCGCCTTCCTTGTCGTAGGCGACGATCTTGCCGTGGTAGATACCGTTCTCGCGGCGCACCTCCAGCTTGCCGTTCTTCTTCGGGAACCACCATTTGCCGAGCAGGGCATCGCCCGGCGCCTTGTCGGCAGCTTGTAAGTTCGACACGGCCAAGAGCGCGGCGGCAAAGGCAAAGGCGACCGAAATGCGGCGATTCATGTCTGCACCCACGGATGGCGAGGTTTCGAGAAGCGATGCACCCAGGAGTTTATAGGGAATCCGGTTAAAGGCAAACTGCCGATCTTCGCTCAATCGCCCGCGATCGGTGTGGCCGCTTGCATCATCGCGCACTTGGTTGACATACATGGCCTGCCCAGGTATTCTCATGCCTAGCGAGACAAGGCATAGGCCAAGGAAACACCCGGATGGTCACCAACCCCGATCTGTTGCGCGGCGCGCTCGAGCCGGTAATCCTGGAGTTGATCTCGGCGGGCGCAAGCTACGGCTACGAGATTGCCAAGGCAGTGCAGGAATCGAGCGGTGGCGAGCTGTTGGCGCAGGAAGGAACGCTTTACCCGGCCCTGCATCGCCTGGAAAAGCGCGGCTACCTGCGCGCTACCTGGAAGGCGTCGCCCGAGGGGCGTCAGCGGAAGCACTACCGCGTGACGGGCGAGGGGCGGCGCTACCTCGAGAGTCTGCGTACCGAATGGGCCACGTTCAGCAAAACGGTCAACCGCATTCTAGGGATCGCGCATGTCGGAATTGTCACGGCATGACGATGACGAAGGGACCGGTGCAACAGGCGATTTCGCTGGCTCCCGGTCGCAAGACACATTCGACGCTCGCCTGGAGGCCGAGCTGGCCGATCACCTGGCGGCCGCCGCGGCGGAGTTGGTGCGCAAGGGAGAGCCGCCCGATCGAGCGGCGAGCGCGGCGCTCGCACGCTTCGGCGACGTGAGTCGCATCAAACGACAATGCTGGTGGATCCACCATGGGGAGGATTTCATGTTTCGAACGGTTGGCATCGCGCTTCTGAGCACTCTCGTAATCGGCGTCGCACTCCTCGCGGCCGGCGGTTGGCAGGCACAGCGCAATCTGGCGGCGCGCACCGCGGAGCTTTCCGACCAGCTCGCCTCGCTGACCGCCACGCAAGAAGCAATGCTGGCTCAGCAGCGGCCGCCGGAAATCACCGGGCATTGCTATCTGGGTGACAAGTCGAAGCCGGCGGCGAACGTCCTGGTGAAAATCTATCGCTTTCCCGATGTCGCAGGAAACTTAACAACGGGAGTGATCGTAGATGCCGTCGAGACTGATGCTGACGGACACTTCAAAACGGGCGCGCTTCAATATGGCGAGTACTCCGTGATCGCTCCGCTGCAGGTTCCGCAGGGCGAAAGCCAGGAGAGTCTCTACTACCGGGAAATTCAAAGCCGCCCCATGACTGTAGTGACGGGTTCAGGCGTGACGCATGTCACCTTGGACGTGCTGGCCTCCGCCCGAGTCGAACTTGTCACACAACCATTCCCGAAAACGATCACATGCGCAAAGGGGCAACAGCTCGACGTGACCACATTGGACAATATCACATTCGGAAGTTCAGTCACTGATCGTCCGGTTCGTCTGTTCCGCGACGGACTGGAGACACACCTTACACCCATTCTTGATTGGCCCGCCCCACTGGGGCCAACGGGGTTAGGCGGCACCCACGTCGAGCCATATTCGGAAACGCGGTGGCTGCCGCCACGCGAGTACGAAGTCCACAAGTGGCTGAATTTGACGGGCCCGTCTCCCGATGTCATGGCGCGCGAGGTAACCGAAGGGATCGAGCAACCGGCACCCGTCCCCAACAAAAGCACCTTTTATGCCACGCTCTCCATGAATGTTCCGAAGGTTCGAACTGCGGCGGGCGGATCGACGAAAGTTACCTTCGCATTGCCGGACGGATTCGCCGATGCGTTCAAGGACGCGTTGCCATTGGCAGCGCAGGGCTACGGGACAGCCAACGGCATAACGTATCCGGCTGGAAGCGTCGGCGCCGTCGCGCAAGCCATGAAGATCGACGTGAAGGTTGACCCGCCCACTCAAACTGCGCCTTGAGCGATCCCCCGGTTTTCGGAGCGTCGTTTCGCGCGATTTACGCCGAACGCACCTGTCCAAGAAGTTCACTCAACGAGCTGATCGACTCGCTGGCTCGAGGTTCTTGATCAGTGTGCGTTCCCGCGGCGCTGCTCTCGGCCCGCTCCACCAGCACCGCCTGCCAGCCAGCGGCGCGGGCCGCGCGAAAATCGTTCTCCAGATCGTCTCCCACGAGCAGCATCTCTGCGGGCTCGAAGCCGAGTTCGTCAGCGATTGCGGCGAAGAACTCGGGCCGGGGTTTGCGCCAGCCGACACGCGACGAGACGAACACGTGCCGGCAGTCGCTCAAGGGCGTCAGGGCCCGGCAAATGCCATCCAATCGATCGTCGAAATTCGAAGCGATGCCAATCGTGACGCCTGCCGCCGCTAGCGCTTGCCAGGCGCCCGAGGCATCGTCGAACAATTGCCAGTGCTGCGGATTAGCAAAATGCTCCCACAGATCGTCGAAGATGGCACCGGCCTGCGGCGCAGCGCCGAAGACATCGGCCACGATCCCGCGCCACCGCTCACGTTCGCGCTCTTGACTGGTGCGCCCGGCGTGCAACCGGCGATCGATCTCGTCCTGTTGGGCCATCGCCGCGCGAAACAAACCGTGCATTTCGGCTTCGGCGATCTCGATGCCGTGGCGGCGTCCCACACGCGCGTAAGCCGCGGCGACACTCGGCTCGGGCCGGATCAACGTGCCCACGGCGTCGAAGAGAACGGCACGCGGCAAATGATGAGTGCAAAATGATGAATGATGAATCGAAGCCAAGGAATACTCCGCACGATCGTTTCCCTTGTTCATCATTCTGCATTCATCATTCTGCGTTTGCCGTCACGGTAGCCGCGAGATCCAGCCCAGGTCGAGCGCGAAGACAAACGTCATCAGGCTGATGATGAAGAGGAACCCGGCGTAGTGGAAGGCGATCACGACCCGCTCGCTGACCGGCTTGCCGCGGATTCCCTCCAGGATCAAGAAGACCATATGCCCGCCGTCCAGGAGCGGGATCGGCAGAAAGTTCAGCACCGCCAGGTTGGCGCTGAGCATGCCGAGAAAGATCAACAGCGCCGAGACGCCCTTGCTGGCCGATTGATGGGCCACGCCGAAGATCGACAGCGGACCGCCCATGCCCTTGGGCGAGACCTGCGCGGTGCCGATCTTGCGCAGAAAGCGATAGACCTGCGCCACGGATTCCACGGCTTCGTTGCTGCCGAGCTTCAGCGCTTCGCTCATCGTGGCCGCGCGCACCTCGACGTACAGCGGCTCGAAATTGAAGCCGCGGTCGGGGTTCCACTCGTTCGACGCGGCGACGTCGACTTCGACCTCGCGCTTGTCGGCCAGCGTCAGCGTGACCTTGGTGTCGGCCAGCGTGTTCTGCAATTGTTCGACGAAGAAGGGCCACGATGCCTTGTCGGCCGCTTCGCCAAACTCGACCTTGAATTCGACGTCCTTGTCATCGAGCTTGACGTTCTGTGGGGGCAAGCGGGCCGCCACGACCTCGGCGCCTGCGGCGATGCCAGCCTTCTCCGCTGGACCACCCGGCTCGACGCTGGCCACGCGCGTCGTGACCCTGATGCCGACGCCCAGCGTGTTCAGCACCAACGGTTCGGCCGGAGTGAGCGGGTCTTCCACGGCATACGGTTCGCGCAGCGTCACCTTTTGCTCGCTTTGCTGGCCGTCGCGCCGCGTAACGATCGTGACTTCCTGGCCCGCACGCTTCAGCAACCGGTCGTTCAAGGTCTCGGGATCG
Proteins encoded:
- a CDS encoding helix-turn-helix transcriptional regulator, whose protein sequence is MVTNPDLLRGALEPVILELISAGASYGYEIAKAVQESSGGELLAQEGTLYPALHRLEKRGYLRATWKASPEGRQRKHYRVTGEGRRYLESLRTEWATFSKTVNRILGIAHVGIVTA
- a CDS encoding HAD-IA family hydrolase, with the protein product MMNKGNDRAEYSLASIHHSSFCTHHLPRAVLFDAVGTLIRPEPSVAAAYARVGRRHGIEIAEAEMHGLFRAAMAQQDEIDRRLHAGRTSQERERERWRGIVADVFGAAPQAGAIFDDLWEHFANPQHWQLFDDASGAWQALAAAGVTIGIASNFDDRLDGICRALTPLSDCRHVFVSSRVGWRKPRPEFFAAIADELGFEPAEMLLVGDDLENDFRAARAAGWQAVLVERAESSAAGTHTDQEPRASESISSLSELLGQVRSA
- a CDS encoding DUF2147 domain-containing protein; translation: MYVNQVRDDASGHTDRGRLSEDRQFAFNRIPYKLLGASLLETSPSVGADMNRRISVAFAFAAALLAVSNLQAADKAPGDALLGKWWFPKKNGKLEVRRENGIYHGKIVAYDKEGALDKYNPDESLRKRPVVGIDMLKDFTYDPAKKQWSGGTIYDGDSGKTYNCTLWFEDGDSSQLNARGYVGISLFGRTEIFPRVTAQDEKAEAEKNAGK